From Rhizobium favelukesii, the proteins below share one genomic window:
- a CDS encoding ABC transporter ATP-binding protein: protein MQTAQARGKQDTQSLTQAASVVSAKDLCLTYDASDAPVHALTNVNLDVRKGDFVSFIGPSGCGKTTFLRVIADLERKTSGEITVNGMTPEEARKARAYGYVFQAPALYPWRTIENNIALPLEIMGYAFADQKKRIADALDLVNLSGFEKKFPWQLSGGMQQRASIARALAFDADLLLMDEPFGALDEIVRDHLNEELLKLWARTNKTICFVTHSIPEAVYLSTKIVVMSPRPGRVTDVIDSPLPKERPLDIRESPEFLEIAHRVREGLRSGHSYEH, encoded by the coding sequence ATGCAAACCGCACAAGCGCGGGGAAAACAGGATACACAATCATTGACGCAAGCTGCCTCCGTCGTATCCGCCAAGGACCTCTGTCTGACCTACGATGCCAGCGATGCTCCTGTGCATGCGCTGACGAACGTCAATCTCGACGTGCGCAAGGGCGACTTCGTCTCCTTCATCGGCCCGTCCGGTTGCGGCAAGACCACTTTCCTGCGCGTGATTGCTGATCTCGAAAGAAAAACATCGGGTGAAATCACCGTCAACGGCATGACGCCGGAGGAAGCGCGCAAGGCCCGCGCCTACGGCTATGTCTTCCAGGCACCGGCGCTCTACCCCTGGCGCACCATCGAGAACAACATCGCCCTGCCGCTCGAAATCATGGGCTATGCCTTCGCCGACCAGAAGAAGCGCATAGCCGATGCGCTTGACCTCGTGAACCTTTCCGGTTTCGAGAAGAAATTCCCCTGGCAGCTTTCCGGCGGCATGCAGCAACGGGCCTCCATCGCCCGCGCACTCGCCTTCGATGCCGACCTGCTCCTGATGGACGAACCCTTCGGCGCGCTCGACGAAATCGTTCGCGACCACCTGAACGAGGAGCTTCTGAAGCTCTGGGCGCGCACCAACAAAACCATCTGCTTCGTCACCCATTCGATCCCAGAAGCGGTCTATCTCTCAACCAAGATTGTCGTGATGTCCCCTCGCCCCGGTCGCGTCACCGACGTCATCGACTCGCCGCTTCCCAAGGAGCGGCCGCTGGATATTCGCGAATCGCCCGAGTTCCTTGAAATCGCCCATCGCGTGCGCGAGGGCCTGAGATCGGGGCACAGCTATGAGCACTAA
- the hydA gene encoding dihydropyrimidinase, producing MSTVIKGGTIVTADLTYKADVKIEGGKIVEIGPNLSGTETLDATGCYVMPGGIDPHVHLEMPFMGTYSSDDFESGTRAGLAGGTTMVVDFCLPGPEQSLLEALQMWDNKTSRANADYSFHMAITGWNERVFNEMETVVRDKGINTFKHFMAYKGALMVNDDEMFASFQRCAELGALPLVHAENGDVVASMTAKLLAEGNNGPEAHAYSRPPEVEGEATNRAIMLADMAGVPLYVVHTSCEQAHEAIRRARQKGMRVYGEPLIQHLTLDESEYFDKDWDHAARRVMSPPFRSKQHQDSLWAGLQSGSLSVVATDHCAFTTDQKRFGVGNFAKIPNGTGGLEDRLPMLWTHGVNTGRLTMNEFVAVTSTNIAKILNVYPKKGAILVGADADIVVWDPKRSKTISAKSQQSSIDYNVFEGKEVTGLPRYTLTRGEVAIEESTVKTKEGHGQFVKREPFQAVNKALSTWKELVAPRKVERSGIPATGV from the coding sequence ATGAGCACAGTCATCAAGGGCGGAACCATCGTCACCGCGGACCTGACCTACAAGGCGGACGTGAAGATCGAGGGCGGCAAGATCGTCGAGATTGGCCCGAACCTCTCCGGCACCGAAACGCTCGATGCGACGGGCTGCTACGTCATGCCCGGTGGTATCGACCCGCATGTCCATCTCGAAATGCCGTTCATGGGCACCTATTCCTCCGACGACTTCGAAAGCGGCACCCGCGCGGGTCTCGCCGGCGGCACGACCATGGTTGTGGATTTCTGCCTGCCGGGACCGGAGCAGTCGCTGCTTGAAGCCCTGCAGATGTGGGACAACAAGACCAGCCGCGCCAACGCCGACTATTCGTTCCACATGGCGATCACCGGCTGGAACGAACGCGTCTTCAACGAGATGGAGACGGTCGTCAGGGACAAGGGCATCAACACCTTCAAGCATTTCATGGCCTACAAGGGCGCATTGATGGTGAACGACGACGAGATGTTCGCCTCCTTCCAGCGCTGCGCCGAGCTCGGCGCACTGCCGCTGGTTCACGCAGAGAATGGCGATGTCGTTGCCTCGATGACCGCCAAGCTTCTCGCCGAAGGCAACAACGGCCCCGAGGCACACGCCTATTCCCGCCCGCCCGAGGTCGAAGGCGAGGCAACCAACCGCGCCATCATGCTCGCCGACATGGCCGGTGTGCCGCTCTATGTCGTGCACACCTCCTGCGAGCAGGCGCACGAAGCGATCCGCCGTGCCCGCCAGAAGGGCATGCGCGTCTATGGCGAGCCGCTGATCCAGCACCTCACGCTCGACGAAAGCGAATATTTCGACAAGGACTGGGACCATGCCGCCCGCCGTGTCATGTCGCCGCCCTTCCGCAGCAAGCAGCACCAGGACAGCCTCTGGGCGGGCCTGCAATCCGGCTCGCTGTCGGTGGTGGCAACTGACCACTGCGCCTTTACCACCGATCAGAAGCGCTTCGGCGTCGGCAACTTTGCCAAGATTCCGAATGGCACCGGCGGCCTCGAGGACCGACTGCCGATGCTGTGGACCCATGGCGTGAACACCGGCCGTCTCACGATGAACGAATTCGTAGCGGTCACCTCGACCAACATCGCCAAGATCCTCAACGTCTATCCGAAGAAGGGCGCGATCCTCGTCGGTGCCGATGCCGATATCGTCGTATGGGATCCGAAGCGCTCGAAGACGATCTCGGCCAAGTCGCAGCAGTCGTCGATCGACTATAACGTCTTTGAAGGCAAGGAAGTCACCGGCCTGCCGCGCTACACGCTGACGCGCGGCGAAGTGGCGATCGAGGAAAGCACGGTCAAGACCAAGGAGGGCCACGGCCAGTTCGTCAAGCGCGAACCGTTCCAGGCAGTCAACAAGGCGCTCTCGACCTGGAAGGAGCTTGTGGCGCCCCGCAAGGTCGAACGATCCGGCATCCCGGCGACGGGAGTCTGA
- a CDS encoding TetR family transcriptional regulator C-terminal domain-containing protein, producing the protein MAIPRAARTQRRTRIQEEKEEQILEAALDVFSVSGFRGSTIDQIAEVAGMSKPNLLYYFRTKEAMHRALIDRVLFTWLEPLRAFDAEGNPESEIRSYIRRKLEMARDFPRESRLFANEMLQGAPHVEDELKGPLKELVDEKAEVIRAWAKAGKIARCDPYHLIFSIWSTTQHYADFDVQVRAVLGHHAGAGRFDDAARFLEQLFIDGLKVKPVPGAS; encoded by the coding sequence ATGGCAATCCCGAGAGCAGCCAGGACTCAGCGGCGCACGCGCATTCAGGAAGAGAAGGAAGAGCAGATTCTTGAAGCCGCGCTCGACGTGTTTTCGGTGAGCGGCTTTCGCGGTTCCACGATTGATCAGATCGCCGAAGTCGCCGGCATGTCGAAGCCGAACCTGCTCTATTATTTCCGCACCAAGGAAGCGATGCACCGGGCGCTGATCGACCGCGTGCTCTTTACCTGGCTGGAGCCATTGAGAGCTTTCGATGCCGAGGGTAATCCAGAAAGCGAGATCCGCAGCTACATAAGGCGTAAGCTCGAAATGGCCCGCGATTTCCCACGCGAAAGCCGGCTTTTCGCCAACGAGATGCTGCAGGGCGCGCCGCATGTCGAAGACGAACTGAAAGGACCGCTGAAGGAACTCGTGGACGAGAAGGCCGAAGTTATTCGTGCTTGGGCGAAAGCAGGGAAGATCGCCAGGTGCGATCCCTACCACCTGATTTTCTCGATCTGGTCGACGACACAGCATTATGCCGACTTCGACGTTCAGGTGAGGGCGGTGCTCGGGCACCATGCAGGCGCCGGTCGCTTCGACGATGCGGCGCGCTTTCTCGAGCAGCTGTTCATCGACGGGCTGAAGGTCAAGCCGGTGCCTGGCGCATCATGA
- a CDS encoding Zn-dependent hydrolase, with amino-acid sequence MVAAPGENMRVNGDRLWDSLMDMAKIGPGIAGGNNRQTLTDSDAEGRSLFRTWCEDAGLTLGIDKMGTMFATRPGTDPDALPVYVGSHLDTQPTGGKYDGVLGVLGALEVVRTMNDLGIKTKHPIVVTNWTNEEGARFAPAMLASGVFAGVHTLEYAYERKDPEGKTFGDELKRIGWVGDEQVGARKMHAYFEYHIEQGPILEVENKQIGVVTHCQGLWWLEFTLTGREAHTGSTPMNMRVNAGLAMSRIIEMVQTVAMENQPGAVGGVGQVFFTPNSRNVLPGKVVFTVDIRSPDQAKLDGMRARIEKEAPDICEALGVGCAIEAIGHFAPVTFDPTLVSRVRGAAERLGYSHMNLISGAGHDACWAAKVAPTTMVMCPCVGGLSHNEAEDISKEWAAAGADVLFHAVVETAEIVV; translated from the coding sequence ATGGTGGCAGCACCAGGCGAGAACATGCGCGTCAACGGGGATCGTCTTTGGGACAGCCTCATGGACATGGCAAAGATCGGCCCGGGCATTGCTGGCGGCAACAACCGCCAGACCTTGACGGACTCCGATGCCGAGGGGCGCAGCCTTTTCAGGACATGGTGTGAAGACGCAGGCCTGACCCTCGGTATCGACAAGATGGGTACGATGTTCGCGACCCGTCCGGGCACCGATCCGGATGCACTGCCGGTCTATGTCGGCTCGCATCTCGATACGCAGCCGACCGGCGGCAAATATGACGGCGTGCTCGGCGTGCTTGGCGCTCTCGAAGTCGTCCGCACCATGAACGACCTCGGCATCAAGACCAAGCATCCGATCGTCGTCACGAACTGGACCAACGAGGAAGGCGCACGCTTCGCACCGGCCATGCTCGCCTCGGGTGTCTTCGCCGGCGTCCATACACTGGAATATGCTTACGAGCGCAAGGATCCGGAGGGCAAGACCTTCGGCGACGAGCTCAAGCGCATCGGGTGGGTTGGCGACGAACAGGTCGGTGCGCGCAAGATGCACGCATATTTCGAGTACCACATCGAACAGGGGCCGATCCTCGAAGTCGAGAACAAACAGATCGGCGTGGTCACGCACTGTCAAGGCCTCTGGTGGCTCGAATTCACGCTGACTGGCAGGGAAGCCCATACCGGCTCGACCCCGATGAACATGCGCGTCAACGCCGGGCTCGCGATGTCACGCATCATCGAAATGGTGCAGACCGTGGCGATGGAGAACCAGCCGGGCGCCGTCGGCGGCGTCGGTCAGGTTTTCTTCACCCCCAACTCGCGCAACGTCCTGCCTGGCAAGGTCGTCTTCACCGTTGACATCCGCTCCCCCGATCAGGCGAAGCTCGACGGCATGCGCGCCAGGATCGAGAAAGAAGCACCTGACATTTGCGAAGCACTCGGCGTCGGTTGCGCGATCGAGGCGATCGGCCACTTCGCGCCGGTCACCTTCGATCCGACGCTCGTTTCGCGCGTGCGCGGTGCGGCCGAACGGCTTGGCTACAGCCACATGAACCTTATCTCGGGCGCCGGCCACGACGCCTGCTGGGCAGCAAAGGTCGCGCCGACGACGATGGTCATGTGCCCCTGCGTCGGAGGCCTCTCGCACAACGAGGCGGAGGACATCTCCAAGGAATGGGCAGCGGCCGGCGCTGACGTCCTCTTCCACGCCGTCGTCGAGACCGCCGAAATCGTTGTATAA